In the Terriglobus sp. RCC_193 genome, CCTGTTGCCCACGCCGATGATGAACATCATCAACGGTGGCGCGCACGCCGACAACAACGTGGACTTTCAGGAGTTCATGATCATGCCGGTAGGCGCTGAGAGCTTCTCTGATGCGCTGCGCTGGGGTACTGAGGTCTTTCACACGCTGAAGGGCGTGCTGAAGAAGAAGGGTTACAACACGGCTGTTGGCGATGAGGGCGGATTTGCGCCATCGCTGAAGTCGAATGTGGAAGCGATCGACGTGATTCTGGAAGCGATCCAGATTGCGGGCTTTGAGGCTGGTGAGGACATCGTCCTGGCTCTCGATCCTGCTTCGAGCGAGTTTTACAACAAGGAATCGGGCAAGTACATCTTTAAGAAGTCGGACAAGAGCGAGAAGACGTCGGCCGAAATGGCTGCGTTCTGGGCTGACTGGGTTCGCCAGTATCCCATCGTTTCGATTGAAGACGGCCTCGCGGAAGATGACTGGAACGGATGGAAGATTCTTACCGAAGAGATTGGCGACCGTTGCCAGCTTGTGGGTGATGACCTGTTCGTGACGAACACGAAGCGTCTGCGCGAAGGCATTGAGAAGGGCGTTGGTAACTCGATCCTGATCAAGGTGAACCAGATCGGAACCATCACGGAGACGCTGGAATCGATTGAGCTGGCGCGTCGGTATGGCTACACGGCGATCATTTCGCACCGTTCAGGTGAGACGGAAGATACCTTCATTGCTGACCTGGCAGTGGGTACGGGCGCTGGCCAGATCAAGACCGGCTCGCTGTCGCGTACGGACCGCATTGCCAAGTACAACCAGCTTCTGCGCATTGAAGAAGAACTGGGCCAGGGCGCGGAGTATCTGGGCATTGAAACCATTAACTGCGAGTAACTTCTGCAGTTTTAACGGAACAACGAGAGCGAACGCAGCGCCGCAGCGAATCCGCCGCGTCCGCTGCGTTCGTTCTTTCAGCAACGAATAAGGAAAGGTAGCCTCATGTCCCGCCGTAAACCTCTTGTACTTACCATTCTTGACGGCTGGGGTATTCGCTCCGAGACGCATGGTAATGCCATTGCCATGGCGCGCAAACCGACATATGACATGTTGCTGCGCGAGTATCCGAACACCATCATTCGCGCCAGCGATCATTATGTTGGTCTGCCGGATGGACAGATGGGCAATAGCGAAGTGGGCCATCTGAATCTGGGCGCTGGTCGCGTGGTGCGCATGGATATTGTGCGAATCGATTCGTTAATTGAGTCGGGCGAGTTCTTTGAATTGCCCTTGCTGGTCAATGGAATCAAGGAAGCGATGGAGCGTGGGCGCGCCGTTCATTTCCTCGGCTTGTTGAGTGATGGCGGTGTGCACTCGCATCAGCGGCACCTGTATGCGTTGTTAAAGTTATGCGCAAAGCTGGGTGCGAAGGATGTGTTTGTCCATGCGTTTTTGGACGGGCGCGACACCATGCCGACTTCCGGCGCGGGGTACGTCGATGCGCTGCAGCAGAAGATTCGCGAGATTGGTGTTGGCAAGCTGGCATCGTGCAGTGGCCGTTACTACGCGATGGATCGTGATTTGAAGTGGGACCGCGAAGCCAAGGCGTTCGACGCCATGGTGAAGGGCAATGCGGAAGGTGGCACCGCGACCGATGCTGCCGCAAAGATTCGCCAGAACTACAACAACGGTGTGACCGACGAGTTCACCATTCCGTTTGTGTGCGTGGATGAAACGGGTAAGCCCGTTGGAACCATTGGCGATGAGGATCTGTGCATCTGCTTTAACTACCGCAGTGACCGTGTACGGCAGGTTACGCGTGTACTGGCGCGCAATGTTGAGGGCGGCCTGACGAAGTCGAATGCGCTTGATCTGCCCAAGGCGGATGAACTTGACCTTGAGATTCCTCGCAACTCTGCACCGAAGAACATTCGCTACATCACCATGACGCAGTACGATCCGAAGTTCACGTTGCCGATGGTGATTCTGCCGGAGAGCATGGATAATCTGCTGGCTAACGTGATGGCGAACAATGAACTGCGCAACCTGCGAGTGGCCGAGACAGAGAAGTACGCGCATGTGACGTACTTCTTCAACGGCGGCATTGAGAAGCCGTTCGCGGGCGAAGAGCGTGAGGTGGTGCAGTCGCAGAAGGTGGCGACGTATGACCTGGCTCCGGAGATGAGCGCGCGTGGCATCTGCGACGTGGTGCTGAAGGCGATTGATGACACCGCGTTTGATGTCGTCGTCGTCAACTTTGCCAATGCGGACATGGTGGGTCACAGCGGCAAGATGGAGCCGACCATCAAGGGCGTGGAAACTGTCGATGCTTGCCTGGGTGAGATCTATGCGTCGCTGAAGCGCAACGGCGGTTCGTGGCTCATCACAGCAGATCATGGCAACGCGGAGTTGCTGATCGATCCGGTGACGGGCGGACCGCACACGGCGCACACAACGAATCCGGTGCCGCTGATTGCAGTCACAGAAGCAGGGAAGTCGTTCTCATTGCGTGAAGGCGGTTCGCTGCGGGATATCTCGCCGACCATGCTGGGCATGCTTGGAATGCAATTGCCGAAGGAGATGACCGGTGGCGATCTGCGAGTATTTCCGAAGCTGTAGTGTTATGAGATAGAAAACAGAAGAGGCCGGATGCATCTGCATCCGGCCTCTTGCTTAAATCAAGTTAGTTAACTTAACGAACAACCTGCTGAAAGAGCGGGGAGCTTAACAGCTCCGAGAACTGCGTGTCGTTGGCGGCATAGGAAACCTGCAGCGTACCCGAGTTGGAGTCGATGTTGGTTTCCTTCATCGCGGACTTCTCCAACTGCGAACCCTGCGACTGCTTCATCAAAGCCATACCCTTCATCAGGGTTGCGGCAGTGGCTGCGGTCATGGTGTCGCTCATGACAACGGCCATGTCGAACTTAATGCCGTTCGAGAAGTCCATGGTGTAACGCGAGCTTTTCATGCGATTCTTCACCGTGTCGTAGTCGGTGAGGGAAGCGGCATCGCCCAGAACGCTACGCATCATGGTCTGCGTGCCCTTCTGATCGAGCAGGCTCCAGATCGCACGCTGGTCCACGATGTTCATCTCGGTCATCATGTCGCTGTTTTCCAGGATGTTGGAGGCGAGACCGTCGCGGCAGTCCAAACCGGCCTTCACGGCCGCGCTGTCGCCAAAGATCATGGTGGTCTGGTTGAGGAAGACCACGCTCATACCAGCGGCGCCCATCGGGTACACATTGTAGTTACGCACCGGGGTAGACTTGGTCTTTTGCTTCGTCCAATTCGCCTGAATGGCCGCGGTGTTGAACTGGCCCTGAGCCACGCCCAGGGTGCGCGTGTTGTTGCTGTTGCCGCTGCTGCCGATGCGAAATGCCGCAAAAGCGAGCGTTTCGGTATCGCGATCCACCTTAAGGCCGCTGGTCTTCAGCGCCGTCTCCAGGCGTACCAGTTCCGGCGGCATAATGCGCTGCTTCAGATTCATGGCCGCAGGCGAGGCCTGCATGGAGCGGTAATCCACCACGATCAACTGCTGAATATCCTTGGGGATAGACGCCTTCGCATCGCCGCTTAACTGCGCCGCATGCGCCGCTCCTGCGGTTAGAACCGCAACCAATCCCATCAGCACTGTCCGTGCGATCTTCATTGCCAACTGCCTCCGTACCACTACTTCTCTTATTTTAGACGTGCGCCGCGGGAACGGCTTCCGGCCACGGGAGGGGCCGAGACAGCTTCCGTTCCAGCACTTTTTCGTCTGGGTGGAACTCACTGGTTTGACGCAGCCATTCGGGTAGCGTTTCACGTGCAATAATGGGGGCGCAGGCGGCTTCCGGGATCAGGCCAATAAGTTCGCCCTCTGCCGTGGCGATACCCATCCGTGCGGCGACACGGCATACTGCGGCATGGACCCGCTCGACCGGAGAGGCGTGGAAGTCCGTAATGTTCATAGAAACCTGAGCGCGATCACCCACAAGCACTCCCATGGCCTTTACGCCCACCATGCCACCGCTGGATGCGCGCACTTCTTTTGCGATGGCGCGGGCGGCGTGTAGGTCTGCGCTCTCCAAAAAAATGTTGTAGGCGATGAGGAACTGGCGAGCTCCCACGGCAACGGCCCCGGCAGAAGGATGGAGTTCACCGAGACCGACGTCGGGATGGCGTGAGGAGTCACGCCGGACGGCCTCCCGGATACCTTCAAACTGGCCGCGGCGCACTTCTTCAAGACGCATGCGGTCAGGCCGCATGGCTGCTGCTTCGTAAAAATACACAGGAACGCCAAAGCGCCGCCAGATTTCAAGGCCTGCATGATGGGCAAGCGCCGCACATTGACCAAGGGAGTAATGGGCCACAGGAACAAAGGGAACCACGTCCGCGGCGCCGATGCGGGGATGTACGCCTGCCTGCTTGGTCAGATCGATGAGCTGGGCAGCGCGTCCTACGCCACGTATGGCCGACTCGGCAACAGCTTCCGGCGATCCTGCAATCGTGACGACGCTACGGTTGTGCGTCGCGTCCATGGACCAGTCCAGCAGGCTTACACCGAAGACCTTCATGGACTGCACAATCTCACGCACAATGCGCTCGTTCCGTCCCTCAGAAAAGTTCGGAACACACTCGACGATCGGTTCGGTCGTCGCGGGGGAGGCTGCTTCGTACTGCTCTTCTTCCATCACTTCGAAACTTCTACATCCTGACTATTTCTTCCACCACGTGTATCCGATGGAGAACTGCACGCTGGCATTCACGCCAGGGTTGCGGTCTCCAAGAGAGGCCGATGAGATGTGAACTGCGTTGGCCCCGAAATCAAGCGAACGGTTGGGCTGCAGAAAGTAATGGAGGCCAACCCCACCCTGCGGGGTGAAGTTCCAGACACTGGCGTCAGAGTTTGGTCCCATGTTCTGCAGATTCACTTCGCCCTGACCATACGCCGGATACTTATGGTTCGTCCACAGCACGCCACCCGCTGCCTGCGCCCAGGGCATGATCCTGTGACCATGCGTAAAGTTCCAGCGCAGAATGATGGGTGTGACGGAGACACCGTGGAAGGTGCCGCCCACGGTATACGGACCTACGCAATTGAAGACGTTGGGGTTAGGTGTCCCCGTGCAGGAGTAGCGCTGAAAGGTGGGTGTGTTCGACTGCCAGTAGGGAAACACCTCGACCGCATATTCAAAGTTGCCCTTGAAGAGGCCGCTGCCGTATTCGGGCGTGATCACCTTGCCCAAATGGCCACCTGCCATGAAGAACTGGAAGCCATCACGTTCGTCGGTGATGCCTTTACCGCCCTGGAAGATTACGCCCATCTCCCACGGGGTGTGTTTCGCCGTCGCGCTTACCGGCGATTCATTGGCCGTCATCTGACCGAGTGCCGCAAGGGGAAACAGTCCCGCTACCGCTGCAAGAACCAAACGTTTTACCTGGGACATTCCACTCCTTCTTCCGGTGACAGAGCAAAGCCGCCGGTATACGGCGGCCGTTTGCCCTCTGTGTTTTTCAAGCGATTTACGCGGTGACCGCAGCTTCATCCATGTCGAAGTTGCTGTAGACGTTCTGTGAATCGTCCAGATCTTCCAGCACCTCCAGCAGACGCATCATGGCGTTTGCCTGAGAGCCTTCCAGCTTCTGGTAGGTACTGGGAATCATGGTGACTTCAGCGTGTTCGGGCTTGAAACCAGCCTTTTCGATGGCTTCCTTCACCGTAACGAAGTCCTTGGGCGTGGTGTAAATTTCCCAGTTCTCGCCTTCATCGTTCAGGTCGTCTGCACCTGCTTCCAGAACCACTTCCGTCAACTTCTCTTCGTCTGCACCATCCTTGGCAATGACGATGATGCCCTTCTTCGAGAACATGTAGCCAACCGAGCCGGTTTCACCCAGGTTGCCACCGTTCTTGCTGAAGGCATGGCGGATTTCGCTGACGGCGCGATTGCGGTTGTCGGTGAGCACCTCCACGATGACAGCAACGCCGCCAGGGCCGTAGCCTTCGAAGGTGATCTCCTCGTAGGTGAGGCCTTCAATTTCGCCCGTGCCGCGCTGGGTGGCGCGCTTGATGTTGTCGGCCGGCATGTTCTCAGCCTTGGCTGCCAGGATGGCAGTACGCAGACGCGGATTGCCGTCGGGATCGCCGCCGCCCTGCTTTGCTGCTACCGTGATTTCCTTGATCAGACGGGTGAAGACCTTGCCACGCTTGGCGTCGGCTGCGCCCTTCTTATGCTTGATGGTTGCCCATTTTGAGTGGCCTGACATGGAACAAAACCCTACTCTTTCCTATGATTCAACGCGCTCCGCCAGAAGTGGAGCGCAACAGGGAAAGTATAGCAAGCCGCACAGTTATTGCACCTGTGCAGGTATATCCACAGGAGCTTCCTTCGCAGCGGCCAGTATGGGGCGCAAATCGAGGGGACGCGTGATCATGCGGATGTTGCCGTCGGCATCCAGCGGCCACTCTTCTTTGGGCCGATCCCAATAGAGTTCCACTCCGTTGCTGTCAGGATCAGCGAGATAGATGGCTTCGCTGACGCCGTGGTCGGAGGCTCCGTGAATGGTGATGCCTGCGTTCAAGAGACGCTGTAGAGCTTTGCCCAGTTCCGCACGCGTGGGATACAGAATGGCGAGGTGATACAGGCCGGTGGTGCCTGCCGCAGGTGGTTGTCCTCCCTGACTTTCCCATGTGTTCAGGCCAATGTGATGGTGGTATCCGCCAGCAGAGACAAACGCGGCGCTGCTGCCGAAACGCTGCACGATTTCGAAGCCAAGTACCTCGTGATAGAACCACAGGGCGCGATCCAGATCCGCCACCTTCAGGTGAACATGACCAATGCGCACGCCGGGATGAATTGCGTCACTCATGTGCCTTTAGATGATTTGACGTCGAAATGGA is a window encoding:
- a CDS encoding VOC family protein; its protein translation is MSDAIHPGVRIGHVHLKVADLDRALWFYHEVLGFEIVQRFGSSAAFVSAGGYHHHIGLNTWESQGGQPPAAGTTGLYHLAILYPTRAELGKALQRLLNAGITIHGASDHGVSEAIYLADPDSNGVELYWDRPKEEWPLDADGNIRMITRPLDLRPILAAAKEAPVDIPAQVQ
- the ftcD gene encoding glutamate formimidoyltransferase, with product MEEEQYEAASPATTEPIVECVPNFSEGRNERIVREIVQSMKVFGVSLLDWSMDATHNRSVVTIAGSPEAVAESAIRGVGRAAQLIDLTKQAGVHPRIGAADVVPFVPVAHYSLGQCAALAHHAGLEIWRRFGVPVYFYEAAAMRPDRMRLEEVRRGQFEGIREAVRRDSSRHPDVGLGELHPSAGAVAVGARQFLIAYNIFLESADLHAARAIAKEVRASSGGMVGVKAMGVLVGDRAQVSMNITDFHASPVERVHAAVCRVAARMGIATAEGELIGLIPEAACAPIIARETLPEWLRQTSEFHPDEKVLERKLSRPLPWPEAVPAAHV
- the gpmI gene encoding 2,3-bisphosphoglycerate-independent phosphoglycerate mutase, which encodes MSRRKPLVLTILDGWGIRSETHGNAIAMARKPTYDMLLREYPNTIIRASDHYVGLPDGQMGNSEVGHLNLGAGRVVRMDIVRIDSLIESGEFFELPLLVNGIKEAMERGRAVHFLGLLSDGGVHSHQRHLYALLKLCAKLGAKDVFVHAFLDGRDTMPTSGAGYVDALQQKIREIGVGKLASCSGRYYAMDRDLKWDREAKAFDAMVKGNAEGGTATDAAAKIRQNYNNGVTDEFTIPFVCVDETGKPVGTIGDEDLCICFNYRSDRVRQVTRVLARNVEGGLTKSNALDLPKADELDLEIPRNSAPKNIRYITMTQYDPKFTLPMVILPESMDNLLANVMANNELRNLRVAETEKYAHVTYFFNGGIEKPFAGEEREVVQSQKVATYDLAPEMSARGICDVVLKAIDDTAFDVVVVNFANADMVGHSGKMEPTIKGVETVDACLGEIYASLKRNGGSWLITADHGNAELLIDPVTGGPHTAHTTNPVPLIAVTEAGKSFSLREGGSLRDISPTMLGMLGMQLPKEMTGGDLRVFPKL
- the eno gene encoding phosphopyruvate hydratase; the protein is MTEIIAIKAREILDSRGNPTVEADVILSGGAIGRAAVPSGASTGEHEAVELRDGDKEVYLGKGVMQAVENVESAIAPELSGIDATNQRLIDATMLQLDGTPNKGNLGANAILAVSMATARAAANALKLPLYRYLGGVNACLLPTPMMNIINGGAHADNNVDFQEFMIMPVGAESFSDALRWGTEVFHTLKGVLKKKGYNTAVGDEGGFAPSLKSNVEAIDVILEAIQIAGFEAGEDIVLALDPASSEFYNKESGKYIFKKSDKSEKTSAEMAAFWADWVRQYPIVSIEDGLAEDDWNGWKILTEEIGDRCQLVGDDLFVTNTKRLREGIEKGVGNSILIKVNQIGTITETLESIELARRYGYTAIISHRSGETEDTFIADLAVGTGAGQIKTGSLSRTDRIAKYNQLLRIEEELGQGAEYLGIETINCE
- a CDS encoding acyloxyacyl hydrolase, with the protein product MSQVKRLVLAAVAGLFPLAALGQMTANESPVSATAKHTPWEMGVIFQGGKGITDERDGFQFFMAGGHLGKVITPEYGSGLFKGNFEYAVEVFPYWQSNTPTFQRYSCTGTPNPNVFNCVGPYTVGGTFHGVSVTPIILRWNFTHGHRIMPWAQAAGGVLWTNHKYPAYGQGEVNLQNMGPNSDASVWNFTPQGGVGLHYFLQPNRSLDFGANAVHISSASLGDRNPGVNASVQFSIGYTWWKK
- a CDS encoding YebC/PmpR family DNA-binding transcriptional regulator; this translates as MSGHSKWATIKHKKGAADAKRGKVFTRLIKEITVAAKQGGGDPDGNPRLRTAILAAKAENMPADNIKRATQRGTGEIEGLTYEEITFEGYGPGGVAVIVEVLTDNRNRAVSEIRHAFSKNGGNLGETGSVGYMFSKKGIIVIAKDGADEEKLTEVVLEAGADDLNDEGENWEIYTTPKDFVTVKEAIEKAGFKPEHAEVTMIPSTYQKLEGSQANAMMRLLEVLEDLDDSQNVYSNFDMDEAAVTA